The sequence aaaaaaaaaaaaaaaagaagaagaagaagaagaagcctgTAATTAGtgtaaaaaagtgaataaactaCCAATATACGACGTAAATACAACGTCATCAGATAAGTCAGAAATTTACCAAAAATAACTTATAGGTGACGTCACCAATTAGTCATGTGTTACTTGGGACATGTCTGAACAAAGAAACAAGCTGATTTTGTCACAGACAGGTGGTAGAGGAGCTATAGGGGTTCTTTATAGCTTGTCTGATTCACGCCACATATTGTTCTATGGATTTAAACACCTGGCTTCTGCTGAAGACAGTATTTTTACACTAAACCAAATTGAAGGTTTGTAACTGCATTTCCAGCAGGGTTAAGGCGCCAATATATACTCCATCGGGCTATCCCCTTTTCATCAGCCCATGTGTGCATTAACCTCATATTTTCTACACCCATCACTAAATGAAGGCATCCACTTCTCCACATTACAAAGCCTATATTGTTCCATAAGAATGTTGCtgttaatgaaaaagaaagggGATTTGATCGGTaagcaaaaaacatattttaatagaTAGTCATTTGGAAAAATTCCCAGGACACAAGCTGGCGCCATTCTTTGTCCAGAAGCGGATCCAGTTTCATGAATGAAAGCAAAGACTTTCAAACTAAGGAGCCAAAAGTAGAGTAGAGGCTCTCGTTCTCTTTCAAACAGAGGCAGTGACCccacctttttttcttttaccaaTCAGATTCCGTCAGGATTTGAGGATGGATCAATCCTGAAGGCTCGTGGGCGGTACTTCAGGCTCCGCTCCTCTCAGGTTATAAATACCTCCGCCTGCTCGCTTCGGTCACAACAGTCAACAGACACGCATAGGAGAAACACATATCcagggaaacaaacacaaaaggtAACGTGTGAGCGTTTATGGCTACTATTATGATTGAATACtgttattatgatgatgatgatttactACATGACATACGTTTCGATTTTCGAATTGTTAAGAAACGTTTAAATACTGTTAAAATCGTTAACCGGCGGTCCGTTGACAACAACACGGTGCGAGCGCGCCATAGCCAGTTGGCTAACACCATCTACATTTGAGGCGCTGCGTGccattaaaaacagtttttttagCAATCACATGTGAGTTAAGTTCAGCTATATGGTTGGATTACGAATTGGTTTAGAGGCAAAGAGTCtcttaaaaaacaatgtaaaccTCTTGTGGTGGCTAGCTGGCGCCATTTTGCAACCGTCCACGCTAGCTTTAAATTAGCTCGCTAACAACGAGCAAAGAAACGTGTGTGTCCTCGGAGGCTTAATGGTGGCGGCGCTACCGACAGGTTTGTACTCCGGGGATGTTTAAACTAAAACTACTCCTGTGTCGACATAGGTTACACCTTTAGCTCCCTTCTGAGTAATGTCCCTTCTATTAATTAGGGGGAGTTTCCGCTAATGTAGCCGTGTTATCTACGCGAGACGTCAGTAACTATGATTTATTGAAgattaaaactgtttaaatgcATTATTGAGGATGTGACTCATACCTTAGTGTCGTCAGTAAAACTGCTACAGTGTATACTTAACTAAAGCGGTCAGTCGGCCCCAGGAAAGGGTAATACCGAGGACAGTGGGTAATGAAGTGTAATTCGTTGTTGACCtagtcttttgtttgttttttttccagacctGCAAGTGAAGTATGGCTCGTACCAAGCAGACCGCTCGTAAATCCACCGGAGGAAAGGCGCCTAGGAAGCAGCTGGCCACCAAAGCTGCCAGGAAAAGCGCGCCCTCCACCGGCGGAGTGAAGAAGCCCCACAGATACAGGTACACATGTTCACAAGTGCTCACATTTCTCTCTAAGTGGTGCAAAGATGTTGCTACAAACACTTATCAAGACTGCTGTACATTTTTTGGTGTGGTGTagatttctctgttttcttttttttttttaacgttgCACTAAAAACAGTGGATATTTGTGTGGTGTGGTTTGGGGGTCTTAACAAGGCAGCATGTGATTTGGTGTTGTAGGCCAGGTACTGTCGCTCTGCGTGAGATCCGTCGGTACCAGAAGTCCACTGAGCTGCTCATCAGGAAGCTGCCTTTCCAGCGTCTTGTCAGGGAAATTGCTCAAGATTTCAAGACAGACCTGCGTTTCCAGAGTGCAGCAATTGGCGCTCTGCAGGTGAGATGGCATTAtctatctattttattttttttaatgattggATGGTTTACTGAGTTGAATTTGGTTCTGCTCTGataaattgttgttgttgaagtataacttttttttccccttttccccCTATGTAGGAAGCCAGTGAGGCATACTTGGTCGGACTGTTTGAGGACACCAACCTGTGCGCTATTCACGCAAAGAGGGTTACCATCATGCCTAAGGACATTCAACTGGCCAGGCGAATCAGAGGAGAGCGTGCATAAATGATTGGATTTTCTTTTTagtgggggggtgggtgggaTGGACTGACTGGGGTTTGTTTTGTAAATCTTGAACTATTACCAGCATGTGTACCAcctaatttgtcatttattttaggcatggattttgttttttttacttgttaaTTTCAATTCATTTCACTCTTTACTTCATCTGTCCTATTCACTGTAGAATAGAGCTTCATATCTGTGtaaatgctgaaaaacaaatgttccACTGTCTTTCTCAGGTTTGCAAATCTATTTTAGAATCTGTACCTTTTTAATCCTGTGTGCATGTCATAGGGTTTCTTGTGCTGTAAATAAACTATCCGCTACCTCAAATTCTGTAATTCTTGTAATTTTTCTGGGGTAGGTGTGTGGACTtctaaaaaattttttttttttttttttatgggaaGGTAACGAGCAAATGCCTGAAGAGCTCCTCTTTTACACCAAGATAACATTTAGATTTAAGAGTTACAAGTTACctttgtgatgtcatttgggTTATTTCAGCTTTGAGACTTCACCTTTTGTAATAGAAAGCATGTTTTCCAAAAGATGCCAAAGACATACTTGCCAGATGGGGAGGGTCAATGAAAGCGTTTTGAGTTCTATTCTGCCAATTTGACTTGACTAAAAGAGCGCAACTTTTCAGTTTAGTCCAACTTTAATGTGAAGTGCAGTATTAAATCACTATAGTACAGTTGATTTAACTAACCTGTAAATTATGTGCTTTGATTGCAGAGTTAATCagacaatgtaaaaaataatgttgtgaAGTTGGATGAGTAGTTAAAGGTTTACACTGAGAAACCAGCAGAACTTGAATTAAATACTCACTATAGTAATCACTGACTTATTCACACTGAGACAAAAGTATAGCAATTATACTGTATGAAGGCTGAATAAACGCAAGTCAAGTGGCTCCAACAAAGTCATTTTAATTCACATGTTCTGGtcaaaaaaaatttgaaaaggCAAAGCACGGTCAGACAATcgaattcattttttttgattaaaaaaaaaaagtttctgtaGCACTGGACGGCATCACTACACACCACACCTTCAGCGCTGATAAGCAGGATAATTTGATGCAACAGCCTGTCATACTGCAGACTAttagaaacacatctgacaaTAAATATAACCTAAAAAATATACATCTCGAGTCCCACAGCTGTTAACTCGGTTTATCTTCGGcttgctcctcctcttcatctggAAGCAATCCGGGTAAATGCTCATACAGATCTTTCTCCAGCTGTCCATCAATGTGCGTCTCTCCTCTCAGTGCGCACCACAAAAGGAAGCAAATGCCAAACAGGCTGAAGGGGAGGACGTCCCACCCACGCCGCTTAAACTGGCTCCCCATGGTGCGGTCTACTTTCCAGGTCCTGTGACTGGCTTTACTGGTGGAGAACTTGATGGGCTCATTATTCACCTCTTCGTTGTTGCTGGGTCTTTTGGACCGGGCCAGCCTCTGACAGCTCAGCGTTAGGGACCGCACACTGTTCACTCTGCTGACAAGAAAAGAATCAATTCAGTACTTTGAAGACTTTAcattacataaaaacaatacatataattactatataaaacaaagtattttgatctgatatttaaaactcaaatattgatattggccaaaaaaataattagtATCTATCTAGTCAACTAATTTTCATAATAATTTTATAatcagtggtgaaagaagtactcagattgatgagtaaaagtatcaataccacagtgtaaaaatacttaattataAAGTCCAGCATTTAAAATCctccttaagtaaaagtatagaagtattaccagctaaatatatttaaagcactaaagtaaaaacacttgttttgcagaaaatagAGGGTGACTGataaattaagtaaatgtaacatttaataCATCAGTAGCATTTTAGTTTGAAGTGTTTTACAAAAGGGTCACAACAGAAATCTGAGAGGTCATGAGATGATAGTTTGGGTAGGAAAGTAGTTCTGCTActgattttaatttcatttttcataacttttctttaatctttgcattttcttgaaatattggagagttttacCTCAAACacttatttatttgaaactatgtgaggggaaatgtctctttggtgggACTGCCGGCAACCATGACAAGGAGACAtaactacacactgattttttgtTAGaggccacaagccaaaaagtttgggaaccactggtttaatcttgaACAATGTGCTGTTATTTATAAActcatcattatgttattttatgtaaaattcaATCTAAAAATAACTAGTaaccaaaactgtaaaataaatatcatggagtagaaagtacaatacaACCCTCTGAAATGGAGTGGTGTAGCAGTATCAAGTAGCATAAAGTGAAAATACTTCAGTTTAACTCAATTCaactttactcaagtaaagtacaagttcttatacttaagtacaggACTTGAGTACCACTGTTTACACCTTTAATTGATGCCCCCTGAAGCTGATGTGGCTGTAGAAACAGTGATGATGCCATCAGACAAATCATTCGACTGAATTATCATAAAAAACCACCGCAAAGAGACAATAGCAGCACCTTTAGTTTCTGTACTGTAACTCGGCTACACCAGTAAACACAGTATGCGATTGAAACTAATGATGGAGTATCTCAAACAAAAAACTCGTCAAGCGGTTCACTAAATGCGtcatctgatgacatcatcaggtcCTACAGGAAATGACTCAGTTTGTAGCGACCACAAACTTGCCGTTCTACTGTTGCAATACTCAGCACCGACTTATGTAGACCTGTTAGAAACCTGTTCTCttatttttattggtttttggggtttttttttttaaatatatgattcTATTTTTTTGGTAATCTTATTTTGTTCTGTGCCCTTttagaaatttgttttttgagaTGTTTGTGTATTACTTGTGCGTAGTGTGTATTTCAATATTTGGCCAATAACATTTGAGGGAGAAAAAGTCTGTATGTACTGGCTATGCTGATTTGGTCACTAGAATAACATGTTATGGCCTGGTTAGATGTGCAATACTTTATAAATAGGAACATGGGTACTAATGTAGCCTATTTGATGAGATGTCAGTGGGTTGGAAACAATATCAGCTATACAATTCAGCTACTAATCATTCTTGGTAAATTCCACATCCGGAAATCTAAACGGTCTGGCTTCAAACCTGTTTTCATCAGTTTACTGTGAAAACCAAAAACGCTCAGAAAACTTTCAATAATTTAGAGGAAGTAGATTTCATTTGAACTCTAAAAGGACTCACAATAAATGGACTTTGGACTCCTCTGGCTTGTAcattgtaagtttttttttttttttttttaactgttgttgTATCTCtttgttgtaaataaagttttggaGGGAAAAAGTGCATTTGCTTTGAGTGATAATCCACATGTAGTAGCAGGTTgtcatgaaaaaacattttagctAAATACTGGACTATGGCAGCCCAGTCTATGATGTCCTCAGTATGTTACCCAACCAGTCATGTAATGACAGGTTTAGCTTCATTGTTGCTGGTGTTTTGCAGAAATCTGTGACCTTCACATTCAGTGAAGCTACCAGATAAAGTGAAGGACAAACACTGATGGGATGACCACAtttgtgtgtgaagtgttaCTACACTATCTACTATCTTAATACTATGAAAGCACATTTGTTACAGTATGTGACCGTGATTAAAACAGAGCTGTAATTTCGTATTAGGTAACAAAATATAATGGGTGGAAGAAAAGCACAATTATTTaagtcccccttcactcaaaaatgtgtttttcttcttgttatgTTTTAACATTCGTcaactgaaagtggaaagtttctttgtgctcattaaaaatctgattttaagtgTTGGGCCAACaagcataatttgtgacatcacaactagtttggtcCAATATTGCAGTGTGATGAGGAatcttgaagcctccagtgcattAACAGTGATactggactttacagtgaagtaggagacatcttgtatccagcagttaaacgTCTATGAGGAAATATATtgacatatttatagattcatGAATTTTGAATGAGGGAGAAGCCAAGATGCCATTTTACGGATCTTTAAGTGctaattatacttttatttctggaaaaacaatatcagacacacattattgtggCAAGCATAGTATTTTTAAGTCTTAAAACGTGTGTGGAAGGGATCTTTACAGGTAAAACCGTGTCAGTGAGCCACAACCACAGTTAGAGAGGCGGCATGCTTCAACCAGCACATCACAGATTTATATATACACTCACCTAACGGTCGTCGTGACGTCTTTAACGAATATCCGTCGACTGAGAGCGACTCGAGTCAGACCCGCAAAAACTCGTCCTGTTGTTGTAGACATGTCGGACAACTGGTCATCTTAGGACACACGTCGTTAGGTCAAAATGAAGCTGGAGGTTTGCTTATCAAACGTTCTCTGGTTAGGTCATGTAACACATCTTTGAGCAACCGTGAATTCCTTCCGGTGCACATCATCTACTCAACACTGGTTCCGACAATAGATGGTTCCCACCTTGTCACTAAAATCCACTGAAACTGTGCCTAATTTATTTTGGGATTGTTACTACACTAAAAGATTGTGGCATGAGGTTTCTAAGtttattaatgttacatttatggctgatttttctttattgtaaaaACATGTTCTGTTTGGTTCTTTAAGCTACAACAGAAATAATACGAAACAAGCTTACATCATCAAtcttattattttagtttagtttcatATTCATTAGTGTAAGTTTGCCAACTAAAaaaactccccccccccccccccccacctccgGCATTTTGTTCACAAGAATATATGTTCATTCATGTTCATTCATGTTCTCAATAaagttttaataattttaaaaaaacagcaacttgTCACTTAAATGTGTCACTAGAGTATGTCACAAAATGTATCATGTCTTGCTGTTACATCCAAATATGACTATtagattaaagattaaagtcGCATATATGTGAAGATTTtccaataaacaataacaaataattCGACCAaacatttagtagctgttctggagcttttgatcatatcgCATGACCCTCATTAGCAGAGGGAGTTTGCAcaattgtcaaataaatgtacactagatgttctttttttctctgctacTAAACGAGCCTTGATGTCAAAATTGTCgtttcaaggtcaagaatgaccTTTGAACCTCAatataatatcattatttatttattttttttaattaaaaaggacATTGGACTCTGTAATTTCAGTACATATCACcatgctttatttttttgcacTGCAACAAAATCCTGCAACATCATTGGCTGCAAAAGACGCCCTGTGTACACTATATATGTTTCACTGCCTGTAACTATGTTTATCTattaaataaactaataaaataaaaaataatacttaATTGTGTCCAACTATTAATGCTGCGTTACTAATGACTAAATAACTGAATAACTTAATCGTGTGTCTCTACCAGAGATGCTGAAGGCTTCAGTAGTTTTCTCATCGAGGCTCTTTGAATCGCTCACACCCGTTGACCAATCACAAAGCAGGGAAAGAAATCTGTCCAATGACGCTTCACCAAGGTGATTTTACTTCCTGGTTGAGCGCCCATGCTTGTTGTGGAGTGCTCCGGTACACGTTTCTTTCTCCCTACAAGTAAGTTTagcattttgaacattttaagaaCAGTAATGACAAAAAAGAACAGATAAAAGTAATATTTAGTCCATGATAAAGTTTTGGtggttaaaatattttatgtggGCATCGCGGGACTCAGCATAAGTTTGCCTGAGAATCGAATAGcctgtatttctttatttactcCTCTTCGGGGAATAAAGTCAAAATTCAAGCAAATTTAAGTGTTGACCATGTAACTATTGAGTTGCAGTGGAGGtcaatattttcttgttatagTTAACAAAGGTTTATCATAGCAAAGGAAGTGTGTAATACCCCTgtgtctgtttatctgtctgttaatAACgtgcacatttgtttttctttgtaggACTTAATCATTATCATGGCCAAAGACAAATCTTTGAAATCAAATCCTCCCAAAAGGAAGAAATTGAGTTCAAACGACAGTGAAGATCATGTGGAAGAAATGACGGAcaacaaagataaaaagaaaaggaaacgGATGGATGTAGAGGTGagtaaaacaataaatcattaCTTTACTCTCACTATTTTTTtcacaacataacaaaaaatCACTCATAATATATtgaatcttttttctttatctcattCAGGAGGCTCCAGTACAGATCCCTGAAGAAACAATTGCAGCAGATGATGAAAAACcgaaaaaagacaagaaacgCAAAAGGAAACAATTGACAGAGCAAacacagaagacaaaacaaactgagGTAAGAATGCTGAGATTTGTTTCCTTTAAAAAAGTACCCAGCATTTTATGTTTCTAGTCTCTGTGGGCAGCCAGCTGAACTCAGACTACTGATTTCTGTTGCCCCATACAGAAAACTTTTTGGTGATAACCTAGTCTTGTACATCACATTCTCtattgtttcttaaaaacaagGTGTTTAAAGGCACTGAAAACCACAGTTTAAATTCTTGAAGCcttaaaaatgtcatcattcAGACCAGTAAGTGAGAGTTCACATTATATTCTTACAGTTGAGGTTAAAGTAACTGATCCCCACTTTCCAATAAATGTTATGCATAAAGCCTAGTAAATTATTTAACAGAGGAGTTTTCTGAACAGTAGGAGTGCTGCTGCTTTTATATTGTCCGTTGATTGTCTTTACACATGTGGAACAGATATATTGTTAACTAATATCTGTGTGGCCTACTGTATGGAGTTGGTTTTTATTTGAGGGGAGTATAACAGTTTGTGGGAGGTTGTTAGAGCTTGAATGTTTGAACTGGTTTGCTGCTTCGCGTGTTGCGCATCTGCATGAGCTTGCAGCAGGCTGATAGGTGGAGTTTCCTGAGGGTGACTGGTTCATTTTGGCCCATCTGGTCTTCTGCTGGAGAAAAAGCCTCAGTTTCTCCTTAAAGGTCTCCCCGAGGAAGCTGTAGATGAGCGGGTTCAGACAGCTGTTGGAGAAGGCCGCCAGCCTGACTGCGTGACCTGTCAGGGGGTAGTCCTGCCGTAGTGTGCTGCCTTTCGTGTCACCTCTCAGGAGGTGAACACTCACAAATATGTTCTCTGGGAgccagcagaggaagaagacgCACACCGCTGCAGAGATCATCCGCAGGGCTTTCTGCCTGCGAGGCCTCTGCTGCTGTTCCCTCTGACTGCGCTGGAGCACCTGCGCTATTCTCCAGTAGCACAGACCCAGGACGCAGAAAGGCAGCAAGAACCCCAGCGTCACCTCCAGCCACTGAATCTGGGACACGTTTGCGAAGCAGAAGTGGAGCTCTCCAGCGTGCTGCGCTTGAGCGATTGCGAAGGGGAGCACAGTGAGCAAGGATGAGGACACCCAGATGAGGCAGCAGCTGAGGCGTGCGCGCGGCATGCTGCGACCTACGGAGCCGGTCAGTGCGACAAACCGGTCAAAGCTCATCCAGGTTAAGAAGAAGACGCTGCTGTACATGTTGACCTGCTGGAAAAGGTTCATGAAGGTACAGAGGCTGACCCTCTCATAGTAGCCCTGCTTCAGGTTGAACACCTCGATCAGAGAGTCAGCGACAAGGGCGAGGTCGGCCAAAGCCAGGTTCACAAAGTAGAGGTCCGGGGCTGTCAGCTGGCCTCTGTGGTCCAGGTTGACAATGAGGATGAGGATATTCCCAAAGAAGCCAACAGGGAACAAGAATATTGTGTAGaggctggagaggaggaggctgaTCATGTAATGTTGATGATTCTCTGAAGCTGCCTGCAGAAAATCTGAGACAACTGTGTCATTCAGTGGAACAGTGAAGTTATTCTCAGTGATGACTTTATAGTCCACGTACATTGTCATGTCCATGTCACACTTTGGTGATGAGCTGGTGGTAGCAGTAGCTAACCATTAAGTTGCTATAGTTCTTAGTTTTCCAAGGGTTTTTAGACCCTGTGGGGATGACAGTGccatctgttttgtctttaCGAGCTGTTGTCTTCTTAGTTGGATTGAAGAGTTGATGCCCAGGTTTTGCTCTAGACGGAGAGGAGAACTACAGTGAGTCCAGAGGTtgttttcagcttcttaaaAGCTAAATGTAGTGTTAAAGAATACACTTCCAGTAGGCAGACATTTTGTACACGGtataaattaatgaaatataATTGGCATTCAAATCAGGCCaaggacctttgttgcatgttgctcctgatttctgtctttctcccctCTGTTCCTGTCATTTCTCTACTGTCAACAgtctaataaaggcataaaatatccaaaaaatgcaacaaattgTAACAGTAGTTATGCTGCTTTAGAATAATTGATCAAATTTGTGATACTTTTGACAAATACAGTGACTTTCTATTGGAAACTATAAGACACAACTAGACATTTAGCTTTAAAATGATCTGTGATCAGCACTGAAGACGTCAATGTAAAACAGCTTTAACTTACCTGAGTTTTGTTGCACAGCTCGCCGTCTTTCTAAACCTCTCTGTCCTTTGGTAGTGACTGTAAAGCCAGAGAAGTGTCGTGGTGCCACCCACCACTTGCatcaagaaacacacaaacacacgcaatGCAGGTGCACACAGGCAAATCAGATGTTTTAACC is a genomic window of Thunnus maccoyii chromosome 20, fThuMac1.1, whole genome shotgun sequence containing:
- the h3f3d gene encoding H3 histone, family 3D, whose translation is MARTKQTARKSTGGKAPRKQLATKAARKSAPSTGGVKKPHRYRPGTVALREIRRYQKSTELLIRKLPFQRLVREIAQDFKTDLRFQSAAIGALQEASEAYLVGLFEDTNLCAIHAKRVTIMPKDIQLARRIRGERA
- the c20h16orf91 gene encoding protein CCSMST1 isoform X2, translated to MSTTTGRVFAGLTRVALSRRIFVKDVTTTVRVNSVRSLTLSCQRLARSKRPSNNEEVNNEPIKFSTSKASHRTWKVDRTMGSQFKRRGWDVLPFSLFGICFLLWCALRGETHIDGQLEKDLYEHLPGLLPDEEEEQAEDKPS
- the c20h16orf91 gene encoding protein CCSMST1 isoform X1, translating into MSTTTGRVFAGLTRVALSRRIFVKDVTTTVSRVNSVRSLTLSCQRLARSKRPSNNEEVNNEPIKFSTSKASHRTWKVDRTMGSQFKRRGWDVLPFSLFGICFLLWCALRGETHIDGQLEKDLYEHLPGLLPDEEEEQAEDKPS
- the LOC121887242 gene encoding G-protein coupled estrogen receptor 1-like, producing the protein MDMTMYVDYKVITENNFTVPLNDTVVSDFLQAASENHQHYMISLLLSSLYTIFLFPVGFFGNILILIVNLDHRGQLTAPDLYFVNLALADLALVADSLIEVFNLKQGYYERVSLCTFMNLFQQVNMYSSVFFLTWMSFDRFVALTGSVGRSMPRARLSCCLIWVSSSLLTVLPFAIAQAQHAGELHFCFANVSQIQWLEVTLGFLLPFCVLGLCYWRIAQVLQRSQREQQQRPRRQKALRMISAAVCVFFLCWLPENIFVSVHLLRGDTKGSTLRQDYPLTGHAVRLAAFSNSCLNPLIYSFLGETFKEKLRLFLQQKTRWAKMNQSPSGNSTYQPAASSCRCATREAANQFKHSSSNNLPQTVILPSNKNQLHTVGHTDIS